DNA from Roseimicrobium sp. ORNL1:
ACTGCGCAGGCCGCTGCAGATCGGGACGGTCTTCCCGTCTGGCGAAATCTTCAGCGCCCAGCCCCGGAACAGGGCTTTTGAGTGATAGGACTCCGAGAGACCCAGTGCGACATAGAGATTGCCTGCAGCATCGAATTTCGAGCCTAGCGCATATTCGTGGTAATGACCGAAACCCCAGGCGTCGCTCACGGTGTCGTAGCGATCGGCGCGACCGTCTCCATTGGTGTCGGAGATGCGCGAGATCTCGGTGGCGTGTGTGGCAAAGAACGCACCGTCGCGCCAGGCAAGTCCGAGCACTTCATCGAGCCCGCCGGCAAAGGTGGTCACCTGCGGACGCGGTTTCTCCTCGGAGATCCCGCTGAAAAGCAGGATCTCACCGCGACGCGTGCCAACCGCAAGCCGGCCATCGGGCAGCGAGACAAAGCTCCCGGCCTCCAGATACACTCCGTCGGGCATGGGCACGTTTACAATCCGGTAGAAGGCCTCTTCACGCTCCGCAGTGCCCCAGGTATCCCCGAAACTCTCCGCTGCGTGGACGCGGAGCATGAACAGGCAAAGCAAGAACAAGACACGCACGATCATGGCTTGGACGTGAGGTGGTATTCGATTTTCAGCTCCTCACCGTGAACGGGAAGGATGAGTTCCTTCGCGTCTCCGGCTGCCCGCAAAAGCGGCTCGGCAGGAAGGCGGACGAGTAACTTTGTGCCGACGGCAAAAAGGTTCCCGGCATGCGGCTCGATTGACTTCTCGCGGGCCACGCGAAAGTGCAAATCGGAAGGCAGTGCGCCCGGGAATCTCAGCGTGCGCTCCAAGAATACGCGACCAGCATCGTCACGGCGCTCGTGGAAGAAGTCCTCCACGATGAAGCCTTCCATCGCATAGCGCAGCGTCGGCCTCTGCTGCGCATCCAGTGAGTAGCCTTTGAAAACCAACGGCGATGGTCTGGGCGTGGTGTCAGGTTCAGGCCACGCAGTCGCGGGCGTGGGCAGCACGGCGAACGCGGGACCCGGTGGGAATTGGACGGGGTCTTTCCCGAGCAACCGTGCCTGCCCCGACCCCTGCCCCCGCCAAAGCCCGGACGCTTCGATGAAACCGCCACTCCAGAGGGACGCCAGCCGCATCTGAGACGAGTCGAAGGCGAGATTGATGCCTCCAGGATAACCGACGCCTAGTCCCCGCTTGCCAATGCCTGGAAATGCCCGGCGCACGATGACCGCTTCATCGCGGACCTCAATGACGAGGGCTGCAAGCACGAGCCCTTCAGGTTCGCGCGCCTCGGGACCTTGCGCGAGGTACTGCCAAATGGCATCACGCTGGCGCCGGGGATCTCCGCCGAGAACGTCTGGCAACGGAGATTTTCCATCCGGCCAGTAACTAGGCATGACGGTGAGCGCGGCGAAGCGCTGAGGATGCGCGAGGAAATGGTGAAACCAGTTTTCTTCCAGGCGCTCTGCGAGGGTCGTGAGTTCTGGGCCGCGAATCGCCGCGCTGCGGCCTCGGAAGCTATGGCAGGCGATGCAGTTCAGCCCTTTCACGCCCACAAGATCGCGCCCGATGTTTTGCGGCCTTGCCGAATTCGGAACGCGCTCCACAGGCGCGGGCGGCAGGGTGTCCAGCTGCTTCATCCACGTGACAAGCGGCTCAGTGTTGACTGCACCAAATTTCGGCATGCGCGTATGCAGCGACGGCCGGGCACTCGCGCCGTTGCACACGACCTGGCGCAACCACTCTTCCTTCAACTTTGCGCCCACTCCGGTGAGGGGCGGCGGCATCCGGCCCTGCTCACCAAGGCTTTCCTCGCTCCCCGTGAAATAGACGTTCCGCTCCCTGGTCACGCCACCCAGGTCATCGCGTTGATGGCAGGCGATGCAATTCAACCGTGTGATCGTGACTCGCACCTGCTCAGCGGGGGTCCAT
Protein-coding regions in this window:
- a CDS encoding c-type cytochrome; this encodes MKSFAAIVIGSTLATCAAAAPPPVIGGLERTHDEKLRGAVLISELGCVACHKSKQAAFAPKSGPDLSEVGGRVQGMHLQKFIADPSGVKPGTTMPDALGHLSAANRDEVAKALAHYLATLGKPAPSTIPASDAIERGRKLYHSVGCVACHSPEKALDGSVPLGPLADKYTLASLATFLKDPLAVRPGGRMPDCHLEDDEAMDLASYLLREQAAPAADFQPDAKLAARGRVLFAEHHCHACHRTGETATTPELPALESLRPDAGCLSTKPGKWPLYALSDVQRASLRSALAEEHKAWTPAEQVRVTITRLNCIACHQRDDLGGVTRERNVYFTGSEESLGEQGRMPPPLTGVGAKLKEEWLRQVVCNGASARPSLHTRMPKFGAVNTEPLVTWMKQLDTLPPAPVERVPNSARPQNIGRDLVGVKGLNCIACHSFRGRSAAIRGPELTTLAERLEENWFHHFLAHPQRFAALTVMPSYWPDGKSPLPDVLGGDPRRQRDAIWQYLAQGPEAREPEGLVLAALVIEVRDEAVIVRRAFPGIGKRGLGVGYPGGINLAFDSSQMRLASLWSGGFIEASGLWRGQGSGQARLLGKDPVQFPPGPAFAVLPTPATAWPEPDTTPRPSPLVFKGYSLDAQQRPTLRYAMEGFIVEDFFHERRDDAGRVFLERTLRFPGALPSDLHFRVAREKSIEPHAGNLFAVGTKLLVRLPAEPLLRAAGDAKELILPVHGEELKIEYHLTSKP